A window of Rhinolophus ferrumequinum isolate MPI-CBG mRhiFer1 chromosome X, mRhiFer1_v1.p, whole genome shotgun sequence contains these coding sequences:
- the LOC117026920 gene encoding ferritin heavy chain-like, translating into MTTAPPPFVSENYHPECEAAINYQISLELYASHKFETMASYFNCEDVAWKPFAQFFLQQSSQELQHAQSLMWLQNQRGGRLSLQDIYSPDPSCWENALTVMECAFHLKISVNQSLFDLHQLATEMKDAHLCDFLKSHYLLEQMKFIKELEDHITNLRKMGALETGLAEDLCAKLAVRDSDKN; encoded by the coding sequence ATGACGACCGCACCGCCCCCGTTTGTCAGCGAAAACTACCACCCCGAATGCGAGGCCGCCATCAACTACCAGATCTCCCTGGAGCTCTATGCCTCTCACAAGTTCGAGACCATGGCCTCTTACTTCAACTGCGAAGACGTGGCCTGGAAGCCCTTCGCCCAGTTCTTCCTGCAGCAGTCCAGCCAGGAGCTGCAGCATGCCCAGAGCCTGATGTGGCTGCAGAACCAGCGCGGGGGCCGCCTCAGCCTGCAGGATATCTACAGTCCTGACCCCAGCTGCTGGGAGAACGCCTTAACCGTCATGGAGTGCGCCTTCCACCTGAAGATCAGCGTGAACCAGAGCCTATTCGATCTGCACCAGCTGGCCACCGAGATGAAGGACGCCCACCTGTGCGACTTCCTCAAGAGTCACTACCTGTTAGAGCAAATGAAGTTCATCAAAGAGCTAGAGGACCACATCACCAACCTGCGCAAGATGGGAGCCCTGGAAACCGGCCTGGCAGAGGACCTATGTGCTAAGCTCGCTGTGCGTGACAGCGACAAGAACTGA